The sequence below is a genomic window from Streptomyces sp. NBC_00582.
GACAACGCCTACGCGCACTTCGCGCTCGCCCGCACCTATGAGCGGCAGGGCCGCTCCGACCAGGCCAAACGCCACTTCCGCCTGGCGGCGGCGCTGGACCCCAAACCGCAGTACCTCGAGGCGGCCCGCTTCGAGACCTGACCGCCCCGGCGCCCATGGAGGCGCTCAGGGACGAGGGTCCGGCGGCCGGTACGGCGGGATGTCGCGCCCGGGCTGGTAGTGCGGGCCCTGTCGCAGGTGCCTCAGGACCATCGCCAGGTCGACGGTGACCACCACCCAGAGCACCCCGCAGGCGGCCGCCCACCCGGGACGCCCCGCGAGGGCGAACGCGGCCGTCCCGAAGACCGCCCA
It includes:
- a CDS encoding DUF6343 family protein — translated: MRTGSEPTTARSALRMRAWLSVWGLLWAVFGTAAFALAGRPGWAAACGVLWVVVTVDLAMVLRHLRQGPHYQPGRDIPPYRPPDPRP